The following proteins come from a genomic window of Thermoleophilia bacterium:
- a CDS encoding metallophosphoesterase family protein, which translates to MKNAASAPAPAPLAIGVIADTHGVLSAAVPAIFADVVHIIHAGDVGKRAVLHKLEKIAPVTAISGNADSGRLAASLPTQATVEIAGVRVFVIHKPKAAKRYIPGAYRDGVRLIVTGHLHEPGFFWEDGVLHVNPGSATAPEEGDPQPTVAIVTLRRDGLGVCFIPVPRPVPASAKPRAKRRTKSTLAPTENGKGTAEKAERRDAGKGIGTTKGSAGKGNGKSTGDGAAGAVEPPSPGDDGPPGSDAAIVG; encoded by the coding sequence ATGAAGAATGCCGCCTCGGCACCTGCTCCTGCGCCGCTTGCGATCGGCGTGATCGCCGATACTCACGGGGTGCTCTCGGCGGCCGTGCCGGCAATCTTCGCCGATGTCGTCCACATCATCCATGCCGGTGATGTGGGCAAGCGTGCCGTCTTGCATAAGCTCGAGAAGATCGCACCCGTCACCGCCATCAGCGGAAACGCCGACAGCGGTCGATTGGCGGCATCGTTGCCTACGCAGGCAACAGTCGAGATCGCCGGGGTGCGCGTCTTCGTCATCCACAAGCCGAAGGCGGCGAAACGCTACATCCCCGGCGCCTATCGCGACGGGGTACGCCTCATCGTGACCGGCCACTTGCACGAGCCGGGGTTCTTCTGGGAGGACGGCGTCCTCCACGTCAATCCCGGCTCGGCGACTGCCCCCGAGGAAGGAGACCCGCAGCCGACCGTCGCCATCGTCACCTTGCGTCGCGACGGCCTCGGCGTGTGCTTCATTCCCGTGCCGCGGCCAGTTCCGGCGTCCGCCAAGCCGCGCGCCAAGAGGCGCACGAAGTCGACTCTTGCGCCGACCGAGAACGGCAAAGGCACGGCCGAGAAGGCGGAGAGACGTGACGCGGGGAAGGGCATCGGTACCACGAAGGGCAGCGCGGGCAAGGGAAACGGCAAGTCCACCGGCGACGGCGCCGCCGGTGCCGTCGAGCCGCCGTCGCCGGGCGACGATGGGCCTCCCGGCTCCGACGCGGCGATCGTGGGCTGA